A genome region from Schlesneria paludicola DSM 18645 includes the following:
- a CDS encoding DNA-binding protein, which yields MAPNKKYLSLEEAAIQLRIKTEELIRLREKGEIRGFADRGTWKFKADDIAEFRRRSQPDSDPDLPMIDDADENDEIGNQPTVVRRALGIDSDSDVRLVSAEDPSKKRLSGSSADIASIDLQKSDSDIRLVEPARAPKKGSDSDVTIVKPKPLGKADSDSDVRMIDAGLPDSDSDVKLVDSGVSLVDSDSDVRLARSDSDVRMAQSDSDVRLAPLMESDSDVKLIGGKSLESDSDSDVMLLPRSSRGGKSSGRKPLDSDSGKIDFDLGDTDNSASVLSDANDSAVTLSGDSGIRLAGDSGVALAGDSGIRLSEDSGVQLMQPADSGISLEGLDSGIRFADSGVKFGDDSGIKLASASSGSNLGKKPKKSGSSKNLKGKARDDIEATSPLLFSEGDEDDLDSTAPLLSPIDSGEVSASDLSEFDASDTSEMQMLGDSGQSVVIFEDDEEDAPPVGRKKNKKTVEDSIFEVDDADEEPLEELEVSDEDLSGNDFDDLAFDDGDDAGDESFSEGSSQFEITSLRKAPVKQEVEWSTGFCGLLFASLCVLIVGSLVSADLLRVVWAQTESSEIDPGISWLLAGFWG from the coding sequence ATGGCCCCGAACAAGAAGTATCTCAGTCTCGAGGAAGCCGCGATCCAACTGCGCATCAAGACCGAAGAACTGATCCGCCTGCGCGAGAAAGGCGAGATCCGGGGGTTCGCCGATCGTGGCACCTGGAAGTTCAAGGCGGACGATATCGCCGAGTTCCGTCGTCGGTCACAGCCCGACTCGGACCCAGACCTGCCGATGATCGACGATGCGGACGAAAATGATGAGATCGGCAATCAGCCAACGGTCGTCCGCCGTGCACTCGGGATCGATTCCGATAGTGACGTGCGGCTGGTAAGTGCAGAAGATCCGTCGAAGAAACGACTCTCCGGCAGTAGCGCCGATATCGCATCAATCGACCTGCAAAAATCCGATAGTGATATTCGCCTGGTTGAGCCGGCGCGGGCTCCCAAAAAGGGCAGCGATAGCGATGTCACCATCGTCAAGCCGAAGCCACTGGGGAAGGCCGATTCCGACAGCGATGTCAGAATGATCGACGCGGGATTGCCCGATTCTGATAGCGACGTCAAGCTGGTCGATTCAGGAGTCTCGCTCGTTGATTCGGATAGCGATGTGCGCCTGGCTCGTTCCGATAGTGACGTGCGAATGGCCCAGTCCGACAGCGATGTCCGCCTCGCCCCGCTGATGGAGAGCGACAGTGATGTCAAACTGATCGGCGGGAAGTCGCTGGAATCCGATAGTGACAGCGATGTGATGCTGCTGCCGCGCAGCAGTCGCGGCGGAAAATCATCGGGCCGCAAACCGCTGGATTCCGATTCTGGCAAGATCGATTTTGATCTCGGTGATACCGACAACAGCGCTTCAGTGTTGTCCGACGCAAACGATTCGGCCGTGACGCTGTCGGGGGATAGCGGAATCAGGCTCGCAGGCGACAGCGGCGTCGCACTGGCCGGGGACAGTGGCATCCGATTGTCCGAAGACAGCGGCGTGCAATTGATGCAGCCTGCCGATAGCGGAATTTCGCTGGAAGGCCTGGATAGCGGGATTCGGTTCGCCGACAGCGGAGTGAAATTTGGTGACGACAGCGGGATCAAGCTCGCTTCGGCCAGTAGCGGCAGCAATCTTGGCAAGAAGCCGAAGAAAAGTGGCAGCAGCAAAAATCTGAAGGGCAAAGCTCGAGACGACATCGAGGCAACATCGCCGCTGCTGTTCTCGGAAGGGGATGAGGACGATCTCGATTCGACCGCGCCACTGCTCAGCCCCATCGACAGTGGCGAAGTCAGCGCAAGTGACCTTAGTGAGTTCGATGCCAGCGATACGTCTGAAATGCAGATGCTGGGTGATTCGGGCCAAAGCGTCGTCATTTTCGAAGATGATGAAGAAGACGCCCCGCCGGTAGGTCGAAAAAAGAATAAAAAGACCGTCGAAGACAGTATCTTCGAGGTGGACGACGCGGACGAGGAACCGCTCGAAGAACTGGAAGTCTCGGATGAAGACCTGAGCGGCAACGATTTCGACGATCTGGCGTTCGATGATGGTGACGACGCGGGAGACGAAAGTTTTTCGGAAGGCTCCAGCCAGTTCGAAATCACGTCGCTGCGAAAAGCGCCCGTTAAACAGGAAGTGGAATGGAGCACCGGCTTCTGTGGCTTACTGTTCGCCTCGCTCTGCGTGCTAATCGTCGGTTCGCTGGTCTCAGCCGACTTGTTGCGCGTCGTGTGGGCGCAAACGGAATCCTCGGAAATTGATCCCGGAATTTCCTGGCTGCTGGCCGGTTTCTGGGGTTAA
- a CDS encoding PSD1 and planctomycete cytochrome C domain-containing protein: MFNPLALAFTHSQMIRRCRDERHRVAATAVSGHRRFETRDPQRGGEAFLRDSILLTVALIVSTLPVQAADSIEYNRDIRPILSENCFYCHGQDGNKRQADLRLDQRDAAIQAKAIIPHDTANSSIVRRILSGDPDEQMPPPKSNRRLSPEQKELLQRWIAEGAKYQTHWAFVTPVRPAEPSVKNEKWSRNPIDRFVLGKLEATELEPSPEADRAKLIRRLSIDLLGLPPTPAEVDAFLADPDPLAYETLVDRMLQNEHYGERMALPWLDAARYADSNGFQQDGDTWQWMWRDELVRALNQDQPFDQFTIWQLAGDLLPNATTEQKLASGFNRNHLLNGEGGAIAEEQRFVNLFDRVDTTATTWLGLTMACSQCHDHKYDPLTMQDYYGLLDAFNRVPETGTPQRMSSRIRVAAPFLELLTDENRRQIAEYESRIKQLDEQAAPLANAAYEGWRQGIAADTNPADVTGLPASVVTLLQKPEGERTEDEKKQVEAELRSLFDKQVRPGLNSKIPILGQLDATRKQFADYKGDQIPRPMIMSDGQPRETAILDRGEYLKPKDKVAFNTPAFLPPLADGLPRNRLGFAQWLIAPENPLMARVQVNRMWQHFFETGLVKTAEDFGVQSEYPLHRSLLDWLAVEFRERGWSMKHIHRLIVTSTTYRQSSRLSPALRAADPENRLFARASRFRMPAMLLRDWALSASSLLNERLGGAPVYPYQPAGIWEPLAITKERDFTYPASSGSDLYRRSIYTFWRRTVGPANMFDASNRQTCRVRLAATSTPLHALTTLNDPTWVEAARVLAEHGMKSASDLEARLTAIFRRVIGRPVTQSDLAYLTKAFNRQAAIYRQEPELAKELLSVGTAKRDESLDLTDHAALTAVCRMILNLDEALTRE; the protein is encoded by the coding sequence ATGTTCAATCCGCTCGCGCTGGCATTTACACATTCACAAATGATACGTCGTTGTCGCGACGAGCGTCACCGAGTCGCGGCGACGGCTGTGAGTGGTCATCGACGGTTCGAAACGCGTGATCCGCAACGAGGGGGCGAGGCATTCCTTCGTGACTCGATCCTGCTGACTGTCGCCTTGATTGTGAGCACGTTACCCGTCCAGGCCGCGGATTCGATCGAATACAACCGCGATATTCGTCCCATTCTTTCCGAAAACTGCTTCTATTGTCATGGTCAGGATGGCAACAAACGGCAAGCCGATTTGCGGCTCGATCAACGCGATGCCGCCATCCAAGCCAAGGCGATTATTCCCCACGATACGGCAAACAGCTCGATCGTACGGCGAATTCTCTCGGGTGATCCCGACGAACAGATGCCACCGCCGAAATCGAATCGCCGATTGTCGCCGGAACAGAAAGAGTTGCTGCAGCGGTGGATTGCCGAAGGCGCCAAGTACCAGACGCACTGGGCCTTCGTGACACCGGTGCGACCTGCAGAACCGTCCGTCAAGAACGAGAAGTGGTCTCGCAATCCGATCGATCGTTTCGTCCTTGGCAAGCTCGAAGCGACGGAACTTGAACCGTCTCCCGAGGCGGATCGTGCGAAGTTGATCCGTCGTCTCTCGATCGATTTACTCGGTCTTCCACCGACGCCGGCCGAGGTCGATGCGTTTCTCGCCGATCCAGATCCTCTTGCCTATGAGACCCTTGTCGATCGGATGCTGCAAAACGAGCACTATGGCGAGCGTATGGCGCTGCCCTGGTTGGACGCGGCACGCTATGCCGATAGCAATGGATTTCAGCAAGATGGTGATACTTGGCAATGGATGTGGCGCGACGAGCTTGTTCGAGCACTCAATCAAGACCAGCCGTTTGATCAGTTCACAATCTGGCAATTGGCGGGCGACTTGCTGCCCAATGCCACAACCGAACAAAAGCTCGCTAGCGGCTTCAATCGCAATCATCTGTTGAACGGCGAGGGTGGCGCGATCGCCGAAGAGCAACGGTTTGTCAATCTGTTTGATCGCGTCGACACCACCGCCACGACCTGGCTGGGGCTGACGATGGCCTGTTCACAGTGCCATGATCACAAATACGACCCGTTGACCATGCAAGACTATTACGGATTACTGGACGCCTTCAACCGCGTCCCCGAAACCGGGACACCACAACGGATGTCCAGCCGAATCCGTGTTGCCGCTCCTTTTCTGGAACTGCTGACGGATGAGAATCGAAGACAGATTGCCGAGTACGAATCTCGCATCAAGCAACTCGACGAACAGGCCGCGCCGCTCGCGAATGCCGCGTACGAAGGATGGCGTCAGGGAATCGCGGCCGACACCAATCCGGCCGATGTGACGGGGCTGCCTGCCAGTGTTGTCACCCTACTGCAAAAGCCTGAAGGCGAACGAACGGAGGATGAAAAAAAACAAGTGGAAGCGGAGCTTCGCAGCCTGTTCGACAAGCAGGTCCGCCCAGGACTGAACAGTAAGATTCCGATTCTTGGACAACTCGACGCCACCCGAAAGCAGTTCGCCGACTATAAGGGTGACCAGATTCCGCGGCCGATGATCATGAGCGACGGACAACCGCGAGAAACGGCCATCCTCGATCGTGGCGAATACCTGAAACCCAAAGACAAGGTTGCCTTCAATACTCCCGCATTTCTGCCACCACTGGCCGACGGATTACCACGCAACAGACTGGGATTCGCACAATGGCTGATTGCCCCCGAGAACCCGCTGATGGCACGAGTTCAAGTCAATCGAATGTGGCAGCACTTCTTCGAAACGGGGCTGGTAAAAACGGCAGAAGACTTTGGTGTGCAAAGCGAGTATCCGCTGCATCGATCGCTACTCGACTGGCTGGCCGTTGAGTTCCGTGAACGCGGTTGGAGCATGAAGCACATACACCGCCTGATTGTCACGAGCACCACCTACCGTCAATCAAGCCGATTGTCCCCCGCCTTACGTGCTGCCGACCCCGAAAACCGCCTGTTCGCGCGTGCCAGCCGATTTCGAATGCCGGCCATGCTGCTGCGAGACTGGGCGCTCAGCGCATCCAGTTTACTGAATGAGCGATTGGGCGGGGCACCGGTGTATCCTTATCAGCCCGCCGGCATCTGGGAACCCTTGGCGATCACGAAAGAACGCGACTTTACCTACCCTGCATCATCGGGTAGTGACCTCTATCGCAGAAGCATCTATACCTTTTGGCGACGCACGGTGGGACCGGCCAATATGTTCGATGCCTCCAATCGGCAGACGTGTCGAGTCCGTCTGGCAGCCACCAGCACACCGCTGCACGCGTTGACGACGTTGAATGATCCGACCTGGGTCGAAGCGGCGCGGGTTCTCGCAGAACATGGCATGAAGTCGGCATCCGACCTCGAGGCGCGACTGACCGCGATCTTTCGCCGAGTCATTGGTCGCCCTGTAACACAATCCGACCTGGCCTATTTGACAAAAGCCTTTAACCGCCAGGCGGCCATTTATCGCCAGGAGCCCGAGTTGGCCAAAGAACTGCTGTCAGTGGGAACGGCGAAACGTGACGAGTCGCTCGATCTGACCGACCATGCGGCACTGACGGCGGTCTGTCGAATGATCTTGAATCTGGATGAAGCCCTGACACGGGAATAG
- a CDS encoding ABC transporter ATP-binding protein, giving the protein MLAVDVQNLTIQYGKLEAVKGISLQIPPGEVFGFIGPNGAGKSSTIRVLATLQPNYRGVARVMELNIRSKPQLVREQIGYVPDFFGVYEDLTVREYLHFFAAAYRLSPQKRKAVVEDVLQLTDLTGKIDSQVDSLSRGMKQRLSLARVLLHDPAVLLLDEPASGLDPRARIEMRELLKALKEMGKTIIISSHILHELAQLCTRIGIIEAGRMVAQGSVAEIYQRLGVLKIVHVQVAFQTPDLIEQLRQLEGVTQVDDQVDRISIRFQEGSLEVEDLHDFIHKQGARIRMFQPEVMDMETAFMKLTEGQTA; this is encoded by the coding sequence ATGCTGGCCGTCGATGTACAGAATCTGACGATTCAATACGGCAAGTTGGAAGCAGTCAAAGGGATTTCGTTGCAGATTCCCCCCGGCGAGGTGTTCGGGTTCATTGGCCCCAACGGTGCCGGAAAGTCGTCGACCATCCGCGTTTTGGCAACGCTCCAGCCGAACTATCGCGGTGTCGCCCGGGTGATGGAACTCAATATTCGATCCAAGCCGCAGCTCGTGCGTGAACAAATTGGGTACGTTCCGGATTTTTTTGGCGTCTACGAAGACTTAACGGTTCGCGAGTACCTGCATTTTTTTGCTGCCGCCTATCGTCTGTCACCCCAGAAACGCAAGGCGGTTGTCGAAGATGTCCTGCAGTTGACGGACCTGACTGGCAAAATTGATTCGCAGGTCGATTCGTTGTCGCGAGGAATGAAGCAACGATTGTCGCTGGCACGCGTGTTGTTGCACGATCCGGCCGTCCTGTTGCTCGACGAACCGGCATCGGGCCTTGATCCTCGTGCCCGCATTGAAATGCGCGAGCTGCTGAAGGCGCTGAAAGAGATGGGCAAGACCATCATCATCTCCAGTCACATCTTGCATGAACTTGCGCAGCTTTGTACCCGGATTGGAATCATTGAAGCCGGACGGATGGTCGCGCAGGGGTCCGTCGCCGAGATCTACCAGCGGCTGGGAGTGCTGAAGATTGTCCACGTGCAAGTCGCGTTTCAAACTCCGGATTTAATTGAGCAATTGCGGCAGCTTGAGGGCGTGACCCAGGTTGACGACCAGGTGGACCGAATTTCGATCCGCTTTCAAGAAGGCAGCCTAGAAGTCGAGGATCTGCACGACTTCATTCACAAACAAGGGGCACGAATCCGGATGTTCCAGCCGGAGGTCATGGATATGGAAACGGCATTCATGAAACTGACGGAAGGCCAGACGGCCTGA
- a CDS encoding ABC transporter permease produces the protein MKLLQLFSLPLLTKELIEQAQNKRTYIFRVIYAIVLYGVALVQYDMIGGSGFAGVLNMGSGRRLFDALVMLQASLIFLLIPPITCGALTIEKEKDTLALLLLTKLSPLTIVFEKLLSRVFTMATYQLLSLPLFAIIYGIGGVDLADMLIGVSGLVSLTFLVASISILCSTWFRTTSSAFVSTYLLIFCLLFCLTPFAMFLARLILMRLYSAPNPFGARPSSGLTGDLIRFFFNETFIVVTVFPMLASLLILFAASRVLVRRAFLPIRNLVLEAFQVADRFFTELNRVTTGGIVLVTDQDPLPQDDAITWRETRKKSLGTFRYQFRILMMLMAPLIIAISMTLSDGRMNVVGPVPGFQAFFWIVSIICVTIHATGVIPSERIRQSLDVLLVMPVSSSEIVLQKLSGVRRLILILLVPFTTLLVFQAVWSSYVVVSPSPVDWHKAALKLATMALTSIVYLQLIMWLGFQLGLRMRTQMQAVLATFALVGAACAVPAIIVGPVDFESLDVFFESFSPRQMIFESDALIGLGQNPQALNHNLTLNLIVAWCIFCLHFTIYIGLTWWLRRNALHQFSRIVGRTEPQPEEPTVANELQPVGRVVME, from the coding sequence GTGAAGCTGCTGCAACTTTTCAGTCTGCCCCTGCTGACCAAGGAATTGATCGAACAAGCCCAGAATAAGCGCACATACATCTTTCGCGTCATTTACGCGATTGTGCTGTATGGCGTGGCGCTGGTGCAGTACGACATGATTGGGGGATCGGGGTTTGCTGGCGTCCTGAACATGGGCAGTGGACGACGGTTGTTCGACGCGCTGGTCATGTTGCAGGCCTCTCTGATTTTTCTCTTGATCCCGCCGATTACTTGCGGTGCACTGACGATCGAAAAAGAGAAAGATACCCTCGCACTGCTTCTGTTGACCAAGCTGAGTCCCCTGACGATTGTCTTTGAAAAGTTGCTCAGCCGTGTCTTCACGATGGCCACCTATCAACTGCTGTCACTGCCACTGTTCGCCATTATCTACGGAATTGGCGGTGTAGATCTTGCAGACATGCTGATCGGTGTTTCGGGGCTCGTTTCGCTGACATTTCTCGTCGCGTCGATTTCAATCTTGTGTTCCACCTGGTTTCGAACGACGTCCTCGGCATTCGTGTCGACGTATCTGCTGATCTTCTGCCTGCTGTTCTGCCTGACACCGTTCGCGATGTTCCTGGCTCGATTGATCCTCATGCGCCTGTACTCCGCTCCCAATCCCTTTGGGGCGCGTCCAAGTAGCGGGTTGACCGGCGATCTCATCCGCTTTTTCTTCAATGAAACATTTATTGTCGTCACTGTGTTTCCGATGCTTGCGTCGCTGCTGATTCTGTTTGCCGCGTCGCGAGTGCTCGTCCGTCGCGCGTTTTTGCCCATTCGCAATCTGGTGCTCGAAGCGTTTCAAGTCGCCGATCGTTTCTTTACGGAGCTCAACCGAGTCACCACAGGCGGAATTGTGCTCGTAACGGACCAAGATCCGTTGCCGCAGGACGATGCGATCACCTGGCGCGAGACGCGAAAGAAGTCGCTGGGAACATTCCGCTATCAGTTTCGTATTCTGATGATGTTGATGGCCCCGCTCATCATTGCGATTTCGATGACACTGTCCGATGGCCGGATGAATGTCGTGGGGCCCGTCCCCGGTTTTCAGGCGTTCTTTTGGATCGTGTCGATCATCTGTGTCACCATTCATGCCACGGGCGTGATTCCATCGGAACGAATTCGCCAGTCACTGGATGTGCTGCTGGTCATGCCGGTGTCGTCGAGCGAGATTGTGCTGCAAAAGCTGTCGGGCGTCAGGCGGTTGATCCTGATTCTGCTGGTGCCCTTCACAACACTTCTCGTGTTTCAGGCCGTCTGGAGCAGCTATGTCGTCGTCAGCCCCTCGCCAGTCGATTGGCACAAAGCGGCTTTGAAGCTGGCGACGATGGCTCTGACTTCGATCGTCTACTTGCAGCTGATCATGTGGCTCGGTTTTCAGCTTGGCCTGAGGATGCGAACCCAGATGCAGGCCGTGCTGGCCACGTTTGCACTGGTTGGTGCGGCCTGTGCCGTACCGGCGATCATCGTCGGCCCCGTCGATTTCGAGTCGCTAGACGTTTTTTTCGAGTCGTTTAGCCCGCGTCAGATGATCTTCGAATCAGATGCCCTGATCGGTCTGGGGCAAAATCCTCAGGCGCTGAATCACAATTTGACTCTGAACCTCATCGTTGCCTGGTGTATTTTCTGCTTGCACTTCACGATCTACATTGGGTTGACCTGGTGGCTGCGCCGCAATGCTCTTCACCAGTTCTCACGAATCGTCGGACGAACCGAACCACAACCGGAAGAACCGACTGTCGCGAATGAACTTCAACCGGTTGGACGAGTCGTCATGGAATGA